A single window of Poecilia reticulata strain Guanapo linkage group LG10, Guppy_female_1.0+MT, whole genome shotgun sequence DNA harbors:
- the LOC103471297 gene encoding uncharacterized protein LOC103471297 isoform X2: MARVWLSVAALALGVSLCWAGGQQAKAESPPVVTLRTVITGTCQEIQRYAESLVGAGVIRSAAEFLSTAIRFLAEGAASGLNVIAVYVTEILRVTGFDVATLPRFTPEGVTAVAQWGLVGLIAYWILTILLRLLVGVFKQLFWVVKTVLALWLFGLIVTDKYASAETTAIRVGVLVLVVALLTLFTSSSEKTSGLESRVNKLEGRLRAVERRKEE, translated from the exons ATGGCTCGGGTTTGGCTTTCTGTAGCTGCGCTGGCTCTCGGCGTGTCGCTGTGCTGGGCCGGGGGCCAGCAGGCCAAGGCGGAGAGCCCGCCGGTGGTCACCCTGCGCACCGTCATCACGGGAACCTGCCAGGAGATCCAGCGGTACGCGGAGTCGCTGGTGGGAGCAGGAGTGATCCGCTCAGCTGCTGAG TTTCTGTCGACGGCAATCCGATTCTTGGCTGAGGGAGCAGCCAGCGGCCTGAACGTCATCGCCGTTTACGTCACCGAGATCCTCAGAGTCACAGGATTCGATG TTGCAACGTTGCCACGCTTCACCCCGGAGGGTGTGACCGCCGTTGCCCAGTGGGGTCTGGTGGGCCTCATCGCCTACTGGATTCTGACCATCCTTCTCCGTTTGCTGGTCGGCGTCTTCAAGCAGCTGTTTTGGGTTGTGAAAACGGTTTTGGCTCTCTGGCTCTTCGGATTGATCGTGACCGACAAGTACGCCTCCGCAGAGACGACGGCAATTCGAGTGGGAGTCCTGGTGCTGGTGGTCGCCCTGCTGACTCTGTTCACATCGAGCTCCGAGAAGACTTCCGGTTTGGAGAGCCGGGTTAACAAACTGGAAGGGCGGCTGAGGGCAGTGGAGAGGAGGAAAGAGGAGTAG
- the rnf20 gene encoding E3 ubiquitin-protein ligase BRE1A, with protein MSGQKRPADPSGPTSSGAPPEKRRERDGEDGGPSVSAGAGGSTAVETVIKLGGVSNSEEQDIKALQAKNRKLGESLDQRQVIEDELRERIERLETRQATDDASLLILNRYWNQFDENIRLLVRRYDQTSSEPEKSPTGEGRSLKPETPEPDGDSNQERAKDRGHQGETSNSFLATLASSTSEEMEAELQERVESSQKQASRLVEIYKNLKSTLDQLKTELDSGGDGGLKQVAIKLNSLLSRENELLQQLTENLKQKHSHMTSESRSLGRAANKADQRVSELQARIEELQWDMEKIRRRENRLNAHLSEILERVNSKGYKVCGEASSVCGTITINKRKFEEMNSELEENTELAENRLVELQKLQQDLQNVQQENNSMKTELLSRAEGLVKESSEYRCLQSQFSVLYNESLTLKAQLDETRARLNTTRTARLRQLEHMENDEVALQRKVRTEVFQLEDTLAQVKKEYEMLRIEFEQTLAANEQAGPINREMRHLISTLQTHNQQLKGEVVKYKLRLRETQAELHQIRASKGSAILQSQSSTEMDVKDELTSPSTPAVSGEPVVKTEPDNGSSTPSSTGISLKTEPGIEPDANIKEEEKDEKKEKEEKKEKDIIKKEEKDREREKEKERERPTRSSSSSSSGVKEEREKPGVSSQPEETGGDRLAMIGGSKRKEMEQLKIVRTELKKAQESQREMKLLLDMYRSAPKEQRDKVQLMAAEKKTKSEAEELRQRLRELEERERREGKKMADEEALRKIRSVEEQIDILNKKLSIAKQEEDALLSEMDVTGQAFEDMQEQNIRLMQQLREKDDANFKLMSERIKSNQIHKLLKEEKEELADQLLTLKTQVDAQLQVVRKLEEKERLLQGTISTAERELALRTQALDMNKRKAQESALLSEELRAQLEQVQQKLKLVREEVVENSISREKESFNARRAQEDISKLRRKIEKAKKPAEKISNGDEILNEEINEYKARLTCPCCNSRVKDAVLTKCFHVFCFECVKTRYDTRQRKCPKCNAAFGANDFHRIYIG; from the exons ATGTCAGGGCAGAAGCGTCCCGCTGACCCCAGTGGGCCCACCTCCTCCGGTGCCCCCCCGGAGAAGCGGAGGGAGCGGGATGGAGAGGACGGAGGTCCCAGTGTGAGCGCTGGAGCCGGAGGGAGCACCGCGGTGGAGACGGTCATCAAACTGGGAGGAGTGTCCAACTCT gaGGAACAAGACATCAAAGCTCTCCAAGCTAAGAACCGAAAGTTGGGGGAATCTCTCGATCAACGACAG GTGATTGAGGATGAGCTGCGAGAGCGAATTGAGAGACTGGAGACTCGGCAGGCTACAGATGATGCCAGTTTGCTGATTCTCAACAGATACTGGAACCAG TTCGATGAGAACATCCGACTCCTCGTCAGGCGCTACGACCAAACAAGCAGCGAACCGGAGAAATCTCCAACAGGGGAGGGACGGAGCCTGAAGCCGGAAACTCCAGAACCCGATGGAGATTCAAACCAGGAGCGGGCCAAAGACAGAG GGCACCAAGGAGAAACGTCTAACTCCTTTTTGGCGACGCTGGCAAGCAGCACCAGTGAGGAGATGGAGGCCGAGCTGCAGGAGAGGGTGGAGTCGAGCCAGAAGCAGGCTAGTCGTTTGGTGGAGATCTACAAGAACCTGAAGAGCACCTTGGACCAACTGAAAACGGAGCTTGACTCTGGAGGCG ACGGTGGTCTGAAGCAAGTCGCAATCAAGCTGAACTCCCTCCTGAGCAGGGAGAACGAGCTGCTCCAGCAGCTGACCGAGaacctgaagcagaaacacagtCACATGACCAGCGAG TCTCGGTCTTTGGGTCGGGCGGCTAACAAGGCGGACCAGCGCGTCAGCGAGCTGCAGGCTCGGATTGAAGAGCTCCAGTGGGACATGGAGAAGATCCGCCGTCGAGAGAACAGGCTGAATGCCCACCTCAGCGAAATACTGGAGCGG GTCAACAGCAAAGGCTACAAAGTGTGTGGTGAGGCCAGCAGCGTGTGTGGAACAATCACCATTAACAAAAGAAAG tttgagGAGATGAACAGTGAGTTGGAGGAGAACACAGAGCTGGCAGAAAATCGCCTCGTTGAGCTGCAGAAGCTCCAGCAGGACCTGCAAAACGTCCAGCAGGAGAACAACAGCATGAAG ACGGAGCTGCTGAGTCGAGCTGAAGGTTTGGTCAAAGAGTCCTCAGAGTACCGCTGTCTGCAGTCTCAGTTCTCTGTGCTCTACAACGAGTCCCTGACCCTCAAGGCCCAGTTAGACGAAACCCGTGCTCGCCTCAACACTACCAGGACGGCGCGCCTTCGACAGCTGGAGCACATGGAG AATGATGAGGTGGCCCTGCAGAGGAAGGTCCGCACTGAGGTGTTTCAGCTGGAAGACACGTTGGCTCAGGTCAAGAAGGAGTACGAGATGCTGCGCATCGAATTTGAACAGACTCTGGCAGCCAATGAGCAAGCAG GTCCCATCAACAGGGAGATGCGTCACCTTATAAGCACGCTGCAAACACACAACCAGCAGCTGAAAGGAGAGGTGGTGAAGTACAAGCTGAGACTGAGAGAGACGCAAGCTGAGCTCCACCAG ATCCGCGCCTCAAAGGGCAGCGCCATCCTCCAGTCGCAGTCGAGCACAGAGATGGACGTGAAGGACGAGTTGACCTCTCCTTCGACCCCGGCTGTTTCTGGAGAACCTGTGGTCAAAACGGAGCCGGATAACGGCTCGTCCACACCCAGCAGCACCg GAATTTCACTAAAAACGGAGCCTGGCATCGAACCGGatgcaaacataaaagaagaggaaaaagatgagaaaaaagagaaggaggaaaagaaagaaaaagacattataaagaaagaggagaaagacagagagagagaaaaggagaaggagagagagcgGCCGACccggagcagcagcagcagtagcagcggGGTGAAGGAGGAAAGGGAGAAGCCGGGAGTCAGCAGCCAGCCGGAGGAGACGGGCGGAGATCGGCTCGCCATGATCGGAGGATCCAAGAGGAAAGagatggagcagctgaagatCGTCCGAACAGAACTAAA GAAAGCCCAGGAGTCCCAGAGAgagatgaagctgctgctggacatgTATCGATCGGCACCAAAGGAGCAGAGAGACAAAGTCCAGCTCAtggctgcagagaaaaagacCAAGTCAGAG GCAGAGGAGCTTCGGCAGAGGCTGcgggagctggaggagagggagagaagagagGGCAAGAAAATGGCGGACGAAGAAGCTCTGAGAAAGATCCGTTCAGTAGAAGAACAGATAGACATCCTCAACAAGAAGCTGTCCATCGCCAAACAG GAGGAAGACGCGCTGCTGAGCGAGATGGACGTGACGGGCCAGGCCTTCGAGGACATGCAGGAACAAAATATCCGCCTCATGCAGCAGCTCCGGGAGAAAGACGACGCCAACTTCAAGCTGATGAGCGAGCGGATCAAGTCCAACCAGATCCACAAGCTTCTgaaggaggaaaaggaagagCTTGCCGACCAACTCCTCACCTTAAAAACTCAG GTGGATGCACAGCTGCAGGTGGTCaggaagctggaggagaagGAGCGCCTCCTGCAGGGCACAATTAGTACTGCGGAGAGGGAGCTGGCGCTTCGAACACAAGCTTTGGACATGAACAAACGAAAG GCTCAGGAGTCTGCGCTGCTGTCAGAGGAGCTGCGAGCGCAGCTGGAGCAGGTTCAGCAGAAGCTGAAGCTGGTCAGAGAGGAGGTGGTGGAGAACAGCATCTCCAGAGAGAAGGAGTCCTTCAACGCCCGGCGAGCGCAG GAGGACATCTCCAAGCTAAGGAGAAAGATTGAAAAAGCCAAGAAACCAGCTGAGAAGATCAGCAACGGAGACGAAATCCTGAACGAAGAAATTAACGAGTACAAG GCTCGCCTAACGTGCCCGTGCTGCAACTCCCGGGTGAAGGACGCCGTCCTGACAAAATGCTTCCACGTCTTCTGCTTCGAGTGCGTCAAGACGCGCTACGACACTCGGCAGAGGAAGTGCCCCAAGTGCAACGCCGCCTTCGGGGCGAATGACTTCCATCGCATTTACATCGGCTAA
- the aldob gene encoding aldolase b, fructose-bisphosphate (The RefSeq protein has 6 substitutions compared to this genomic sequence) yields the protein MTHQFPALSPEQKKELSDIAQRIVAPGKGILAADESTGTMAKRLQKINVENTEENRRCFREILFSSDPSIANSIGGVIFFHETLYQKSDSGKLFPQVIKEKGIVVGIKVDKGTAGLNGTDGETTTQGLDGLSERCAQYKKDGCDFAKWRCVLKISGGCPSALAIAENANVLARYASICQQNGLVPIVEPEILPDGDHDLQRSQYVTEKVLAAVYKALNDHHVYLEGTLLKPNMVTAGHSCTKKYTPQDVALATVTTLRRTVPAAVPGICFLFGGQSEEEASLNLNAINQVPLHRPWKLTFFYGRALQASAFAAWAGKDANKKAAQEAFFTRGKINGLASKGEYKPATPASQGAMQSLYTASYVY from the exons ATGACTCATCAGTTCCCAGCCCTCTCTCCGGAGCAGAAGAAGGAGCTCTCTGACATTGCTCAGAGGATCGTCGCTCCAGGAAAGGGAATCCTGGCTGCGGACGAATCAACAG GCACCATGGCGAAGAGGCTGCAGAAAATCAATGTGGAGAACACGGAGGAGAACCGCCGCTGCTTCCGGGAGATCCTTTTCTCATCCGACCCCTCCATTGCCAACAGCATCGGCGGGGTCATCTTCTTCCACGAGACGCTCTACCAGAAGTCAGACAGCGGCAAACTCTTTCCCCAGGTTATTAAGGAGAAGGGGATTGTCGTTGGGATCAAG GTAGACAAAGGCACAGCTGGTCTGAATGGAACAGATGGAGAGACCACCACCCAAG GTCTTGATGGCCTGTCAGAGCGGTGCGCCCAGTACAAGAAGGACGGCTGCGACTTCGCCAAGTGGAGGTGTGTGCTCAAGATCTCAGGTGGCTGCCCATCAGCTCTCGCCATAGCAGAGAACGCCAATGTTCTTGCCAGATATGCCAGCATATGCCAACAG AATGGCCTGGTGCCCATCGTGGAGCCAGAGATCCTGCCTGATGGTGACCACGACCTGCAACGCAGCCAGTATGTCACAGAGAAG GTCCTGGCTGCTGTGTACAAGGCTCTGAATGACCACCATGTGTACTTGGAAGGAACTCTGCTGAAACCCAACATGGTCACCGCTGGACACTCCTGCACTAAGAAATACACCCCCCAGGATGTCGCCTTGGCAACAGTAACCACCCTGAGGCGCACTGTACCCGCTGCTGTGCCAG GCATCTGCTTCCTTTCTGGAGGTCAGAGTGAGGAGGAGGCCTCCCTCAACCTGAACGCCATCAACCAAGTTCCCCTCCACCGCCCCTGGAAGCTGACCTTCTCTTACGGCCGAGCACTCCAGGCCTCCGCTCTTGCAGCCTGGGTGGGCAAAGACGCCAACAAGAAAGCTGCGCAGGAGGCTTTCTTCACCAGGGCGAAG ATCAACGGCCTGGCCTCCAAAGGAGAGTACAAGCCTGCCACCCCAGCCAGCCAGGCTGCTATGCAGTCCCTTTACACTGCCAGCTACGTCTATTAA
- the LOC103471298 gene encoding uncharacterized protein LOC103471298 — protein MEMLILLVAVFCALWGPSATLIEDEVCYGNNFQFPRHLQPNIQQGLYFTPRNGGTRKTLMENGKVMEPRLKVGSYTTSLTDLTKKDEGIYAVIYGRTIFNELQLKIKDCAEKIIKDYMDEWSYWVPSETHYVEYTSPHNEEETVILWNLTNPLSKQTRGDVKDNYWTISGVTQADNGYYNFRKREATLRRRVLLTVKENTRSYDPEVNEDLLIMKPRTGGPWTMTFKKDLETSEQVTIIKYGDLVRDFNRFSGRISIQSDGIKIRSVEATDSGIYEFRDPQGNLALSAHVHIDDHVSHPLVTYVVVAVVAIVLGMCCCFCCTRKCCCKKNKSAATEGSAVTYHDKSRSAAPPPAVYYHGTSQPTGPSYPIQTSSGYPPHPANPPAYTQAVVSIEQPPLQPNTAVYPPQPASVYPLQPASVNPPQPEPSLYSPLSEFGPPASQGSAAAPTFSSDAFSTDAEPRFQPKGLAFPSAPPLSSDTPTCDVYNSDKLNFL, from the exons ATG GAGATGTTGATACTGTTGGTTGCAGTCTTCTGTGCGCTCTGGG GTCCCTCCGCTACTTTAATCGAGGACGAAGTTTGTTATGGCAATAACTTTCAATTTCCCAGGCACCTTCAACCAAATATTCAACAAGGGCTGTATTTTACCCCAAGAAATGGAGGCACGAGGAAAACACTGATGGAAAACGGGAAG gTAATGGAGCCAAGACTGAAAGTTGGCAGTTATACCACCAGCCTTACAGATTTAACCAAAAAGGATGAAGGAATTTATGCAGTGATATATGGCAGAACAATTTTTAATGAGTtgcaattgaaaataaaag attgtgCTGAAAAGATCATCAAGGATTACATGGATGAATGGTCTTATTGGGTACCTAGCGAGACTCACTATGTGGAATACACTTCACCTCACAACGAAGAGGAGACAGTAATCCTGTGGAATTTAACCAACCCTCTGAGTAAGCAAACAAGAGGAGATGTCAAGGACAACTACTGGACAATCTCTGGTGTCACTCAGGCAGACAACGGCTACTATAACTTCAGAAAAAGAGAAGCCACTCTTCGTCGAAGGGTACTTCTCACCGTGAAAG AGAACACTCGTTCCTACGATCCAGAAGTGAACGAGGATCTTCTTATTATGAAACCACGGACTGGAGGACCCTGGACCATGACGTTCAAAAAAGATTTAGAAACAAGTGAACaagtaacaataataaaatatggcGATTTGGTCAGGGATTTTAACAGGTTCTCTGGGAGAATTAGTATTCAAAGTGATGGCATTAAAATAAGATCTGTAGAAGCTACGGATTCTGGTATTTATGAGTTCAGAGACCCACAAGGCAATCTGGCGTTATCTGCCCATGTGCACATCGACGACCATG TCTCGCATCCCCTGGTCACatatgttgttgttgctgttgttgctaTCGTTTTGGGGATgtgctgttgtttctgttgcacAAGGAAATGTTGCTGTAAGAAGAACAAATCTGCAGCTACAGAAGGATCTGCTGTTACTTAtcat GACAAGTCTAGGTCAGCCGCCCCACCACCTGCCGTGTATTATCAT GGTACAAGTCAGCCAACAGGACCAAGTTACCCAATTCAAACATCTTCAGGTTACCCTCCTCATCCAGCAAACCCTCCAGCCTACACACAAGCTGTTGTTTCCATTGAACAACCG CCTTTGCAGCCTAACACCGCTGTGTACCCCCCTCAGCCTGCCAGTGTCTATCCTCTACAACCAGCCAGTGTAAACCCACCACAGCCTGAACCTAGTCTATATTCTCCTCTTTCTGAG TTTGGACCTCCAGCGTCTCAGGGATCTGCAGCAGCTCCCACGTTCAGCTCAGACGCGTTCTCCACTGATGCCGAGCCGAGATTTCAGCCAAAAGGATTGGCTTTTCCCTCAGCTCCCCCTCTCAGTTCAGACACGCCGACCTGTGATGTCTACAACTCGGATAAGCTGAACTTTTTGTGA
- the LOC103471297 gene encoding uncharacterized protein LOC103471297 isoform X1, whose protein sequence is MARVWLSVAALALGVSLCWAGGQQAKAESPPVVTLRTVITGTCQEIQRYAESLVGAGVIRSAAESAVLYLESKLGQENVQTLAMFLSTAIRFLAEGAASGLNVIAVYVTEILRVTGFDVATLPRFTPEGVTAVAQWGLVGLIAYWILTILLRLLVGVFKQLFWVVKTVLALWLFGLIVTDKYASAETTAIRVGVLVLVVALLTLFTSSSEKTSGLESRVNKLEGRLRAVERRKEE, encoded by the exons ATGGCTCGGGTTTGGCTTTCTGTAGCTGCGCTGGCTCTCGGCGTGTCGCTGTGCTGGGCCGGGGGCCAGCAGGCCAAGGCGGAGAGCCCGCCGGTGGTCACCCTGCGCACCGTCATCACGGGAACCTGCCAGGAGATCCAGCGGTACGCGGAGTCGCTGGTGGGAGCAGGAGTGATCCGCTCAGCTGCTGAG AGTGCTGTGTTGTATCTTGAATCAAAGCTGGGTCAGGAGAACGTCCAAACCTTGGCTATG TTTCTGTCGACGGCAATCCGATTCTTGGCTGAGGGAGCAGCCAGCGGCCTGAACGTCATCGCCGTTTACGTCACCGAGATCCTCAGAGTCACAGGATTCGATG TTGCAACGTTGCCACGCTTCACCCCGGAGGGTGTGACCGCCGTTGCCCAGTGGGGTCTGGTGGGCCTCATCGCCTACTGGATTCTGACCATCCTTCTCCGTTTGCTGGTCGGCGTCTTCAAGCAGCTGTTTTGGGTTGTGAAAACGGTTTTGGCTCTCTGGCTCTTCGGATTGATCGTGACCGACAAGTACGCCTCCGCAGAGACGACGGCAATTCGAGTGGGAGTCCTGGTGCTGGTGGTCGCCCTGCTGACTCTGTTCACATCGAGCTCCGAGAAGACTTCCGGTTTGGAGAGCCGGGTTAACAAACTGGAAGGGCGGCTGAGGGCAGTGGAGAGGAGGAAAGAGGAGTAG